A region of Streptomyces cinnamoneus DNA encodes the following proteins:
- a CDS encoding carbohydrate kinase family protein: MTGAGPGALLVVGDVVTDVVARHRAPLAPATDTAARITVLPGGAGANVACWAARCGVWDVRLLARVGADAVDRHEHALRAAGVRPHLVTDPEASTGTVISLVGADGERTFLTDSGAVLRLSAADWSDDLLAGAGHLHVSGYLFFDGTSRTAVRRAVEAARARSVPVSVDPASAGFIARFGVDRFLAAVAGADVLLPNHDEAALLTGLPEPADAAAELSRLFPLVVSTVGSRGALVAASGTVVARVPAEPATAVDTTGAGDAFTGAFLAARLAGRDPATAARQGCRAGAQAVAVVGARPPVPA; encoded by the coding sequence ATGACCGGCGCCGGGCCCGGGGCCCTGCTCGTCGTCGGCGACGTGGTGACCGACGTCGTCGCCCGCCACCGCGCACCGCTCGCCCCCGCCACCGACACGGCGGCCCGCATCACCGTGCTCCCCGGCGGCGCGGGCGCCAACGTGGCCTGCTGGGCCGCCCGTTGCGGTGTTTGGGACGTACGGCTCCTGGCCCGGGTGGGCGCGGACGCGGTGGACCGGCACGAGCACGCGCTGCGCGCAGCCGGCGTCCGCCCCCACCTGGTGACCGACCCCGAGGCCTCCACCGGCACGGTGATCTCCTTGGTCGGCGCGGACGGCGAACGGACCTTCCTCACCGACAGCGGAGCGGTGCTGCGCCTGTCGGCCGCCGACTGGAGCGACGACCTCCTGGCCGGAGCCGGTCATCTGCACGTGTCCGGGTACCTCTTCTTCGACGGTACGAGCCGCACGGCCGTCCGGCGGGCGGTGGAGGCGGCCCGCGCCCGGTCCGTGCCCGTGAGCGTCGACCCGGCCTCCGCGGGCTTCATCGCCCGGTTCGGAGTGGACCGTTTCCTCGCCGCCGTCGCGGGGGCGGACGTCCTCCTGCCCAACCACGACGAGGCCGCACTGCTCACCGGCCTGCCCGAGCCGGCCGACGCGGCGGCCGAACTGAGCCGCCTCTTCCCCCTCGTGGTCTCCACAGTCGGCTCACGGGGCGCACTGGTGGCCGCTTCCGGCACGGTCGTCGCCCGGGTCCCGGCCGAGCCCGCCACCGCCGTGGACACCACGGGCGCGGGCGACGCCTTCACCGGGGCCTTCCTCGCGGCGCGTCTGGCCGGCCGCGACCCGGCCACCGCCGCCCGCCAGGGCTGTCGTGCCGGCGCCCAGGCGGTCGCAGTCGTCGGCGCCCGCCCACCCGTTCCCGCGTGA
- a CDS encoding pseudouridine-5'-phosphate glycosidase, which translates to MSEMSDERLLVVSDEVREALDRGRPVVALESTIIAHGLPRPRNLEVAEELEAVVRAGGAVPATIAVLDGRPHVGLDKEQLTRVACEDGLRKLGHRDLAPAIAAGAGGATTVSATAFLAARAGIRVFATGGLGGVHRQWTRSQDESADLHLLAKVRIAVVCAGVKSVLDVPATLQRLETLGVGVLGFRTTEFPGFYLSGSGEPVDWTAGSAAEVAGVLRAQDALGGPPSALVVANPVPVAEQLDPALHDRVLAEALAACARDGVTGQAVTPFLLDHLVRHTDGASLEANVAAVRGNARLAAEIAGAYAA; encoded by the coding sequence ATGTCAGAGATGTCAGATGAGCGGCTGTTGGTCGTCTCGGACGAGGTGCGTGAGGCGCTCGACCGCGGCCGGCCGGTGGTCGCCCTCGAGTCGACGATCATCGCGCACGGGCTGCCCCGGCCGCGGAACCTGGAGGTCGCGGAGGAACTGGAGGCGGTCGTGCGCGCCGGCGGCGCCGTGCCCGCGACGATCGCCGTGCTGGACGGACGACCCCATGTCGGCCTCGACAAGGAACAATTGACGCGGGTGGCCTGCGAGGACGGCCTCCGCAAGCTGGGGCACCGGGACCTGGCGCCGGCGATCGCCGCCGGGGCCGGCGGGGCGACGACGGTGTCCGCGACCGCCTTTCTGGCCGCACGCGCCGGGATCAGGGTCTTCGCGACGGGCGGCCTCGGCGGCGTCCACCGTCAGTGGACCCGGAGCCAGGACGAGTCGGCGGACCTGCACCTGCTCGCGAAAGTGCGGATCGCGGTGGTCTGCGCGGGGGTGAAGTCGGTCCTCGACGTGCCGGCGACGCTACAGCGCCTGGAGACGCTGGGCGTCGGTGTGCTGGGCTTCCGGACGACGGAGTTCCCGGGCTTCTACCTCAGCGGTTCCGGCGAGCCGGTCGACTGGACGGCCGGCTCCGCGGCGGAGGTGGCCGGCGTGCTGCGCGCCCAGGACGCGCTCGGCGGTCCGCCGTCGGCTCTGGTCGTCGCGAACCCCGTGCCCGTCGCGGAACAACTGGACCCGGCTCTGCACGACCGGGTGCTGGCCGAGGCGCTGGCAGCGTGCGCGCGGGACGGGGTCACCGGCCAGGCGGTCACCCCCTTCCTCCTCGACCACCTCGTGCGGCACACGGACGGCGCCTCCCTGGAGGCGAACGTGGCCGCGGTGCGGGGCAACGCGCGCCTGGCCGCCGAGATCGCAGGGGCGTACGCCGCATGA
- a CDS encoding GNAT family N-acetyltransferase, which yields MTDHRFVPDDFVVPSGLTGRGFRLEPLGPEHNAADHAAWTSSIGHIRGTAGFEQRGWPPAAGMSLAENLRDLERHAGDFARRAGFTYTVLDDDGTVVGCLYIYPSHADPQVTEVRSWVCADRAELDEPLFEAVKRWLASDWPFRDVRYRPVA from the coding sequence ATGACCGACCATCGATTCGTACCGGACGACTTCGTCGTTCCCTCGGGCCTCACCGGCCGGGGATTCCGTCTGGAGCCCCTGGGGCCGGAGCACAACGCGGCGGACCACGCCGCCTGGACGTCGAGCATCGGGCACATCCGCGGCACCGCGGGCTTCGAGCAGCGCGGCTGGCCCCCGGCCGCCGGCATGAGCCTGGCCGAGAACCTGCGTGACCTGGAACGTCATGCCGGTGACTTCGCGCGGCGAGCCGGGTTCACGTACACGGTGCTCGACGACGACGGGACCGTCGTCGGGTGCCTGTACATCTACCCCTCGCACGCGGATCCGCAGGTGACGGAGGTGCGCTCGTGGGTGTGCGCGGACCGCGCCGAGCTCGACGAGCCGCTGTTCGAGGCCGTCAAGCGGTGGCTCGCCTCCGACTGGCCGTTCCGCGACGTCCGCTACCGCCCCGTCGCGTGA
- a CDS encoding amidase codes for MTTRSTTTLIVALVAGALLAGAPGPLASAAEPGAGRARPPAGASPALGIDLDTVTIPELQARMSDGSLTSSALTTAYLRRVKSLNPRLNAVLRTDPTALRQAAASDARHRQGATRSPLDGIPVLLKDNVNTRNMLTTAGSLALAGSPPDTDAALVTRLREAGAVILGKTNLSEWANFRAEKPTSGWSAVGGQTHNPYVLDRNPCGSSSGSAAALAASLAQVAVGTETDGSIVCPAGMNGVVGHKPSLGLVSRDGVVPISAEQDTAGPMARNVTDAALTLSVLSGGAGSRIGSPLAPPGRLPRSGGLRGRRIGLWRLPSLGSAVDAVMTRTANRLRAAGAEVVEVTPPYQQRIAELEFPALLSEFRRDVNAYLATRHGPHDLAALVEFNRSHPAERTCFAGQELFERALAAPPTTDPDYRAVRAELKTLSRRSIDETLATHRLDALAAPTNPPAWTTDCARGDNDIIPSSTPAAVAGYPSLSVPAGSVNELPVGVLLMAGDHQDAALLSLGAAVEHRLNAWRAPRYLPSVGPDSSRRTARPAGDGPGPAR; via the coding sequence ATGACGACAAGAAGCACCACCACGCTGATCGTCGCTCTGGTCGCGGGGGCCCTTCTGGCGGGCGCACCGGGCCCGCTGGCGAGCGCCGCCGAACCCGGCGCCGGCCGTGCGCGTCCGCCGGCCGGCGCGTCCCCGGCCCTGGGGATCGACCTCGACACGGTGACGATCCCGGAGCTGCAGGCCCGCATGTCGGACGGTTCCCTGACCTCGTCGGCCCTGACCACCGCCTACCTGCGGCGCGTCAAGTCCCTCAACCCCAGGCTCAACGCGGTCCTGCGGACCGACCCGACGGCCCTTCGCCAGGCGGCCGCCAGCGACGCCAGACACCGGCAGGGCGCCACCCGGAGCCCGCTCGACGGCATACCCGTCCTGCTCAAGGACAACGTGAACACCCGCAATATGCTGACCACGGCCGGGTCGCTGGCGCTGGCCGGGAGCCCGCCGGACACCGACGCCGCCCTGGTGACCCGGCTGCGGGAGGCCGGCGCGGTGATCCTCGGCAAGACGAACCTGTCCGAGTGGGCGAACTTCCGCGCGGAGAAGCCGACGTCGGGGTGGTCGGCGGTGGGCGGGCAGACCCACAACCCGTACGTGCTGGACCGGAACCCGTGCGGCTCGTCCTCCGGTTCGGCCGCCGCACTCGCCGCCTCGCTGGCGCAGGTGGCGGTCGGCACCGAGACCGACGGGTCCATCGTCTGCCCCGCCGGAATGAACGGGGTGGTCGGCCACAAGCCCAGTCTCGGGCTGGTCAGCCGGGACGGAGTGGTGCCGATCTCCGCCGAGCAGGACACCGCCGGGCCCATGGCGCGCAACGTGACCGACGCGGCGCTCACCCTGTCGGTACTGAGCGGCGGCGCCGGCTCGCGGATCGGCAGCCCCCTCGCCCCGCCCGGCCGGCTGCCGCGTTCCGGCGGCCTGCGGGGCAGACGCATCGGCCTGTGGCGGCTGCCCTCGCTCGGCTCGGCGGTGGACGCCGTGATGACCCGTACGGCGAACAGGCTCCGGGCAGCGGGGGCCGAGGTCGTCGAAGTGACGCCGCCGTACCAGCAGCGCATCGCCGAGCTCGAGTTCCCCGCGCTGCTGAGCGAGTTCCGCCGGGACGTCAACGCCTATCTCGCCACACGCCACGGACCGCACGACCTCGCCGCACTGGTCGAGTTCAACCGGAGCCACCCCGCGGAGCGGACCTGCTTCGCCGGTCAGGAACTCTTCGAGCGGGCCCTCGCCGCGCCCCCCACCACCGACCCGGACTACCGTGCCGTACGCGCCGAGCTGAAGACCCTCTCCCGGCGTTCCATCGACGAGACCCTGGCCACCCACCGCCTGGACGCCCTCGCCGCGCCGACGAACCCGCCCGCCTGGACCACCGACTGCGCGCGGGGGGACAACGACATCATCCCGTCCTCGACGCCCGCGGCCGTCGCCGGCTACCCCTCGCTGTCCGTGCCCGCCGGATCCGTGAACGAGCTGCCTGTCGGAGTGCTGCTGATGGCGGGCGACCACCAGGACGCCGCGTTGCTGTCGCTGGGGGCCGCGGTGGAGCACCGCCTGAACGCCTGGAGGGCGCCGCGCTATCTGCCGTCGGTGGGACCTGACAGCTCCCGTCGAACGGCCCGGCCGGCCGGTGACGGCCCCGGACCGGCGCGGTGA